The Panacibacter microcysteis genome includes a window with the following:
- the bioA gene encoding adenosylmethionine--8-amino-7-oxononanoate transaminase, translated as MELAAKDRLYVWHPFTPQKDMIAPVPIVKGKDTLLIDESGNTYIDAISSWWVTLHGHGNEYIAKKIYTQALKLEQVIFAGFTHEPAVELAEKLIRILPAGFAKVFYSDNGSTSTEVALKMALQYWWNTKTEGKAVDTENSPPDGVTRSHNKRNKILAFRNSYHGDTFGAMSVSDRSVFTLAFHDLLFEVTFIDTPSKENLRQSLDLINRQGNEIAAFIYEPLVQGAGGMKMYDAGLMNELLATVKRYDIICIADEVMTGFGRTGKLFASEFLAHKPDIICLSKGLTGGTMALGVTASTDSIYQAYVNDDKLKTFFHGHSFTANPLACTAAIASLELFEQYSVQDKIAWLAKENEQFGKRLQSNYGSICRNIRVLGTILAFDLAIGRNEYLNNIAGVVTDMAMKAGVYIRPLGNVVYIMPPYCITAYELEKVYNTIEAIISSISTNA; from the coding sequence ATGGAACTTGCAGCAAAAGACCGGCTTTATGTATGGCACCCGTTTACCCCGCAAAAAGATATGATTGCCCCCGTGCCGATTGTAAAGGGAAAAGATACATTGCTAATAGATGAAAGTGGCAACACTTATATTGACGCTATCAGCAGTTGGTGGGTTACATTACATGGACACGGCAACGAGTACATAGCAAAGAAAATATATACGCAGGCCCTCAAGCTTGAACAAGTGATTTTTGCCGGATTTACCCACGAACCGGCTGTTGAACTTGCCGAAAAACTGATACGCATTCTTCCCGCGGGTTTTGCAAAAGTGTTTTATAGCGACAACGGCTCTACTTCTACAGAAGTTGCCCTTAAAATGGCATTGCAGTATTGGTGGAACACGAAAACAGAAGGCAAAGCAGTAGATACAGAGAACAGTCCACCGGATGGAGTAACCAGGAGCCATAATAAAAGAAACAAAATTCTTGCTTTTAGAAACAGTTACCACGGAGACACTTTTGGGGCAATGAGCGTAAGCGACCGTAGCGTTTTTACGCTGGCTTTCCATGACCTTTTGTTTGAGGTTACTTTTATTGATACGCCTTCTAAAGAGAACCTAAGGCAAAGCCTGGACTTGATTAACAGGCAAGGCAATGAAATCGCTGCTTTTATTTATGAGCCTCTGGTGCAGGGTGCGGGTGGAATGAAAATGTACGATGCTGGCCTGATGAATGAATTACTTGCAACAGTAAAAAGGTATGACATCATTTGCATTGCAGACGAGGTTATGACAGGCTTTGGCCGGACGGGAAAACTTTTTGCCAGTGAATTCCTGGCTCATAAACCTGATATTATTTGCTTGAGTAAAGGCCTTACCGGCGGAACGATGGCCCTTGGCGTTACAGCAAGTACGGACAGTATTTACCAGGCATATGTAAACGATGATAAGCTCAAAACTTTTTTTCACGGTCATTCTTTTACAGCTAACCCTTTAGCATGTACGGCTGCCATAGCCAGCCTGGAACTTTTCGAACAATACAGTGTGCAGGATAAAATAGCCTGGCTGGCAAAAGAAAATGAACAATTTGGCAAAAGATTACAATCTAACTATGGAAGCATATGCCGGAACATTCGTGTATTGGGCACTATCCTCGCTTTTGACCTTGCCATAGGAAGGAATGAATACCTGAACAACATTGCTGGTGTAGTGACGGACATGGCTATGAAGGCGGGTGTTTACATAAGACCGTTGGGAAACGTGGTGTATATAATGCCGCCCTATTGCATTACAGCTTATGAACTGGAAAAAGTGTATAACACAATCGAAGCTATTATCAGTAGTATTTCAACAAACGCTTAA
- the rpe gene encoding ribulose-phosphate 3-epimerase yields MAIVAPSFLASDFLRLEQACKMVDESKAGWFHLDIMDGVFVPNISYGLPVVEHIRKTTRKICDVHLMIVEPGRYAEAFKKAGADVLTVHIEACPNLHRNIQQIKELGMKAGVAVNPHTPVALLEDILQDVDVVNLMSVNPGFGGQKFIPYTLHKIKQLKQMITNRGLSTLIEIDGGVTMENAAGIVAAGTDVLVAGSTVFNAKDPKAIIESLYNL; encoded by the coding sequence ATGGCAATAGTAGCACCATCATTTTTGGCATCAGATTTTTTAAGATTGGAACAGGCATGTAAAATGGTTGATGAAAGTAAAGCCGGATGGTTTCACCTGGATATAATGGATGGTGTCTTTGTACCCAACATCAGTTATGGTTTGCCCGTAGTGGAGCACATCAGGAAAACAACCAGGAAGATATGTGATGTGCACCTAATGATTGTTGAGCCCGGCCGCTACGCAGAAGCATTTAAAAAAGCCGGCGCTGATGTACTGACTGTTCATATTGAGGCCTGCCCCAACCTGCACCGCAACATTCAGCAGATCAAAGAACTGGGCATGAAGGCCGGTGTAGCCGTTAACCCGCATACACCTGTGGCACTTCTCGAAGATATTCTGCAGGATGTAGATGTCGTAAACCTGATGAGTGTAAATCCAGGTTTTGGCGGCCAAAAATTTATTCCCTACACACTACATAAAATAAAACAATTAAAGCAAATGATCACCAATCGCGGCCTTTCCACGCTCATTGAAATAGACGGAGGCGTAACAATGGAAAACGCTGCAGGTATTGTTGCCGCCGGTACAGATGTGCTGGTGGCGGGTAGTACGGTGTTCAATGCAAAAGATCCCAAAGCAATCATAGAATCGTTGTATAACTTGTAG
- a CDS encoding nuclear transport factor 2 family protein — MHDLQKRDPQQLEKWFTPESVVWIPPANPVKGKNKILVLFRAIFSRYKELNWQIEKIFEVADNQCVYFSSSWGAFRNGSNYKNRIVTEILFNEKGEITNLSDYFKDTLFSNS, encoded by the coding sequence ATGCATGATCTTCAGAAAAGAGATCCGCAGCAACTGGAAAAATGGTTTACACCTGAAAGTGTTGTGTGGATACCGCCTGCAAACCCTGTAAAAGGAAAAAATAAAATCCTGGTATTGTTCCGGGCTATTTTTTCACGTTATAAAGAGTTAAACTGGCAAATTGAAAAGATTTTTGAGGTGGCCGATAACCAGTGTGTTTACTTTTCCAGTTCATGGGGCGCATTCCGTAATGGCAGCAACTACAAAAACAGGATTGTTACTGAAATACTGTTTAACGAAAAAGGAGAAATAACCAACCTGTCAGACTACTTTAAAGACACCCTGTTTAGCAACAGTTAA
- a CDS encoding TonB-dependent receptor: MLSELSKRVLLFACCLISIHLFAQKKTALVSGKVTDENDQPLAGVTVQVLNLTKNTITSDSGYFQLEVQPNKAVALVFSFTGFISVQKKFYLSVGEEERVNIKLLHAVKELEAVTVKDERDRKQAGLINIDASKALLNPSPIGGIEGLIKFFVGSNNELTSQYSVRGGSYDENLIYVNDFEVYRPYLVRSGQQEGLSFINPELTSGVKFYNGGFQARYGDKMSSVLDVTYKKPTRNGGSAYLGLLEQGFHLEGVANKGKVTYLLGVRNRTNQNLVSSQQTKGNYIPASADLQTLITWQAGDRWRFEALANLSQAKFSLTPTESQLTSSVFSPLYSQNLGLDIFFEGHEKDRYSTSFVGLTAVNQPGRRLQLKWMLGYFNDNEAENIDITGAYLFGEREYDPSTGTTGGVINPLGAGVNQLYARNALNINIWSAAHKGSLDKGSHFIQWGNTIERQMISDKLHEWVYNDSAGYSLPYVPGSLNLSSSIKSSADFGVTRFSGYVQDNIRFKDSAGFVLNAGIRYNYNTLNKELLVSPRIGFSLKPKSWRKDVVIKGAAGVYVQPPFYREMRRYDGTINYNLKSQKSYQATLGIDQHFTLFKRPARFTAEAYYKYMTDVVPYDIDNVRLRYYGANSAKAYAAGIETRLFGELVKDAESWISLGIMRTKEDLEGDTYTVYKNANGDIIGPNTPDKVPADSVINSIGYLRRPTDRLVTFGMFFQDYLSTNKNFKVYFSTLFGSNMPFNIPGNARYRNALEIPPYLRVDIGFSAQLLAAESKRRSHSPFKNFENIWASLEIFNVVDRANTISYQLIKDFSNNTFAMPNRLTPRLLNFKIVAKW, from the coding sequence ATGTTAAGTGAATTGAGTAAGCGTGTTTTACTGTTTGCCTGTTGTTTAATTTCCATCCATCTTTTTGCACAAAAGAAAACAGCTTTGGTCAGCGGTAAAGTAACCGATGAAAACGATCAGCCGCTTGCAGGTGTTACGGTGCAGGTACTTAACCTTACAAAAAATACTATTACCAGTGATTCCGGTTATTTTCAACTGGAAGTTCAGCCTAATAAAGCGGTAGCGCTCGTGTTTAGCTTTACAGGTTTTATTAGTGTGCAAAAAAAATTCTATTTAAGTGTAGGGGAAGAAGAACGGGTAAACATAAAGCTTTTGCATGCAGTAAAAGAACTCGAAGCTGTAACTGTAAAAGATGAGCGCGACAGGAAGCAGGCGGGCCTTATTAATATAGATGCGTCTAAGGCATTGCTTAATCCATCGCCCATTGGTGGTATTGAAGGATTGATAAAGTTTTTTGTTGGCAGTAACAATGAACTTACTTCCCAATATTCAGTGCGCGGTGGCAGCTATGATGAGAACCTTATTTATGTAAACGATTTTGAAGTGTACCGCCCTTACCTTGTAAGAAGCGGGCAGCAGGAAGGACTTAGTTTTATTAACCCTGAACTTACCAGTGGCGTAAAATTTTATAATGGAGGCTTCCAGGCGAGATACGGTGATAAGATGAGCTCAGTACTTGATGTTACATATAAAAAGCCAACACGCAATGGCGGCTCTGCTTATCTTGGTTTACTGGAGCAGGGTTTTCACCTGGAAGGTGTGGCGAACAAAGGTAAAGTTACCTATCTCTTAGGGGTGCGCAACAGAACCAACCAGAACCTTGTAAGCAGCCAGCAAACGAAAGGAAATTACATTCCTGCATCTGCAGATCTTCAAACACTCATAACCTGGCAGGCGGGTGATAGATGGCGCTTTGAAGCACTGGCTAATTTGTCTCAGGCAAAGTTTAGTTTAACACCAACAGAAAGCCAGCTAACGTCTTCTGTATTTTCTCCTTTGTATTCCCAAAACCTTGGCCTCGATATTTTTTTTGAGGGGCATGAAAAAGACCGTTACAGTACCAGTTTTGTTGGTCTTACCGCGGTAAACCAGCCAGGCAGGCGATTACAACTAAAATGGATGTTGGGTTACTTTAATGACAATGAAGCAGAGAATATAGACATAACTGGCGCTTATCTTTTTGGCGAAAGAGAGTATGATCCATCAACCGGTACAACAGGCGGGGTAATAAATCCGCTGGGTGCCGGTGTAAACCAGCTTTACGCACGAAACGCGCTGAACATAAATATATGGAGTGCGGCCCATAAAGGTAGCCTGGATAAAGGCAGTCACTTTATACAATGGGGCAATACAATAGAAAGACAAATGATCAGCGATAAACTGCATGAATGGGTGTACAATGATTCTGCGGGTTACTCGTTGCCTTATGTGCCAGGTAGTCTCAACCTGTCCAGCTCAATAAAAAGCAGCGCAGATTTTGGTGTAACCAGGTTTAGCGGTTATGTGCAGGATAATATCCGTTTTAAGGATTCTGCCGGTTTTGTGCTCAACGCGGGTATAAGATACAATTACAATACTTTGAACAAGGAGCTGCTCGTTTCGCCGCGTATTGGTTTTTCGCTAAAGCCAAAAAGCTGGCGGAAAGATGTAGTTATCAAAGGTGCGGCGGGCGTGTATGTACAACCGCCTTTTTACAGGGAAATGCGCAGGTATGATGGTACTATCAACTACAATCTGAAATCTCAGAAAAGTTACCAGGCTACATTGGGCATAGATCAGCATTTTACATTGTTTAAACGTCCTGCAAGATTTACGGCCGAAGCATATTACAAATACATGACAGATGTAGTGCCTTATGACATAGACAACGTTCGCTTGCGTTATTACGGCGCAAACAGCGCAAAGGCATATGCAGCAGGCATTGAAACAAGATTATTCGGAGAACTGGTGAAAGATGCTGAAAGCTGGATCAGTCTTGGTATCATGCGTACAAAAGAAGACCTCGAAGGCGATACGTACACTGTTTATAAAAACGCGAATGGCGATATTATTGGCCCGAACACACCTGACAAAGTTCCCGCAGACAGTGTTATCAACAGCATAGGCTACCTGCGTCGCCCCACAGACCGGCTTGTTACATTTGGCATGTTTTTCCAGGATTACCTGAGCACAAATAAAAACTTTAAAGTTTACTTCAGTACACTGTTTGGCAGTAACATGCCATTTAATATTCCCGGTAATGCGCGCTATCGCAATGCGCTGGAAATACCTCCTTATCTCCGTGTTGATATTGGTTTCAGTGCACAGTTGCTGGCGGCTGAAAGTAAACGGCGCAGCCATTCTCCTTTTAAAAATTTTGAGAATATATGGGCATCCCTGGAAATTTTCAATGTGGTGGATCGTGCAAATACAATCAGTTACCAGCTTATTAAAGATTTTTCAAATAACACTTTTGCCATGCCAAACCGGTTAACGCCAAGACTTTTAAATTTTAAAATTGTGGCCAAATGGTGA
- a CDS encoding DNA-directed RNA polymerase subunit alpha, which produces MAILNFQKPDKIVLQKATDFEGQFEFRPLEPGYGLTIGNALRRVLLNSLEGYAITGIKIEGVDHEFATIKGVTEDVTEMILNLKQVRFRKKVDHEVINEKVLLSVKNKTEFTAAMIGEGTQSFEVMNPELSICTMDTSARLDIELTIARGRGYIPSEENKVKDAPFGYIPIDSIHTPIKNVKYAVENYRVEQRTDYEKLVLDVATDGTIHPEEAVKQASRILIQHLMIITDENITFDSKEDKKEDVVDEQVLQLRKVLKTPLEDLDLSVRAFNCLKAAKINSLSELVQYEQEDLMKFRNFGQKSLSEIEQVLSERGLHFGMDLGKLGLDDLDR; this is translated from the coding sequence ATGGCCATATTAAACTTTCAGAAGCCAGACAAAATCGTTTTACAAAAAGCAACCGATTTTGAAGGTCAGTTTGAATTTCGTCCTTTAGAGCCTGGTTATGGCTTAACTATCGGTAACGCATTGCGCAGGGTGTTACTGAATAGTTTGGAAGGATATGCTATCACCGGCATTAAAATAGAAGGTGTAGACCACGAGTTTGCAACCATCAAAGGTGTAACCGAAGATGTTACTGAAATGATCCTCAACCTGAAGCAGGTTCGTTTTCGTAAAAAAGTTGATCATGAAGTGATCAACGAAAAAGTTTTACTCAGCGTAAAAAATAAAACTGAATTTACTGCAGCCATGATTGGTGAAGGTACCCAAAGCTTTGAGGTAATGAATCCTGAGCTTTCCATCTGCACCATGGATACATCTGCAAGACTTGATATAGAATTGACCATCGCCCGTGGACGTGGTTATATTCCTTCTGAAGAGAATAAAGTTAAAGATGCTCCTTTCGGATACATTCCTATCGACTCTATTCATACGCCAATCAAGAATGTAAAATACGCAGTAGAAAACTACCGCGTAGAGCAAAGAACCGACTATGAAAAATTGGTTCTTGATGTGGCTACAGATGGTACCATACATCCTGAAGAAGCTGTAAAACAGGCTTCAAGAATATTGATCCAGCATTTGATGATCATTACTGATGAAAACATCACTTTCGACAGCAAAGAAGACAAGAAAGAAGATGTTGTTGATGAGCAGGTGCTTCAGTTACGCAAAGTATTGAAAACACCACTTGAAGACCTTGATCTTTCTGTACGTGCCTTCAACTGCCTGAAAGCTGCCAAAATTAATTCTTTAAGCGAACTGGTACAGTATGAGCAGGAAGACCTGATGAAGTTCCGCAACTTCGGTCAGAAATCTTTAAGCGAAATAGAACAGGTACTTAGCGAAAGAGGTCTGCACTTCGGTATGGATCTTGGCAAACTAGGTCTTGATGATTTAGACAGATAA
- a CDS encoding TolB family protein: MTFYCQKAIALFCVLNTIAASSGAQVVSDTLHYTDEKHFKNIQQLTFGGDNAEAYWSYDGKQIIFQRTNAKEGVLCDQMFTGALPAMGEKFTYKMVSSGKGRTTCGYFLPDGKHVVYASTHKGADTCPPPPDRAKFGNRYIWPVYESYDIFLATTDGKIVKQLTTEPGYDAEATLSPDGKTMLFTSIRNGDLDLYTMDLETYKVKQLTTELGYDGGAWFSSDGKKIVWRASRPKTGEEIKEYKELLAQGMVAPTKMEVFVANADGTGVKQVTQLGQANWAPNFTPDSKRIIFCSNHEYKRGFPFNMYLINFDGSGLEKISRDKGFDAFPMFSPDGKKIIFASNRNNGGTRDTNLFVADWVE, encoded by the coding sequence ATGACGTTCTACTGCCAAAAAGCTATTGCGCTTTTTTGTGTACTTAATACGATTGCCGCTTCTTCGGGTGCCCAGGTCGTTTCAGACACACTGCACTACACGGATGAAAAGCATTTTAAAAACATACAGCAACTGACTTTTGGCGGTGATAACGCAGAAGCATACTGGAGTTACGATGGTAAGCAAATTATTTTTCAGCGAACCAATGCAAAAGAAGGCGTACTATGCGACCAGATGTTTACCGGTGCATTACCTGCCATGGGTGAAAAGTTTACCTACAAAATGGTAAGCAGCGGTAAAGGCCGCACAACCTGCGGTTATTTTCTGCCCGATGGCAAACATGTTGTTTATGCCTCCACTCATAAGGGTGCAGATACATGCCCACCCCCACCCGACCGCGCTAAGTTTGGCAACCGGTATATATGGCCGGTATATGAATCGTACGATATTTTTCTTGCTACCACAGATGGTAAAATTGTGAAGCAGCTAACCACGGAACCCGGCTACGATGCAGAGGCAACGCTTTCTCCGGATGGTAAGACCATGCTTTTTACATCTATACGTAATGGTGATCTAGACCTGTACACCATGGACCTGGAGACCTATAAAGTAAAACAACTAACCACTGAACTGGGTTATGATGGCGGTGCATGGTTTAGTTCCGATGGTAAAAAAATTGTATGGCGTGCAAGCAGGCCAAAGACCGGAGAAGAAATTAAAGAGTACAAAGAGCTCCTTGCACAAGGCATGGTGGCACCAACAAAAATGGAAGTATTTGTTGCAAATGCAGATGGCACAGGTGTAAAGCAGGTTACTCAACTTGGCCAGGCAAACTGGGCACCTAATTTTACGCCAGACAGCAAACGCATTATCTTTTGCAGCAATCATGAATATAAAAGAGGTTTTCCTTTCAACATGTACCTTATAAATTTTGATGGCTCCGGGCTGGAAAAAATAAGTCGCGACAAGGGTTTTGACGCATTCCCTATGTTTAGCCCTGATGGGAAAAAAATCATTTTTGCTTCTAACCGCAACAACGGTGGCACAAGAGACACCAATCTTTTCGTTGCAGATTGGGTGGAATAA
- the rpsD gene encoding 30S ribosomal protein S4 encodes MARYNGPKTKISRKFGEPILGNGKWLDKNSNPPGQHGAAKKRKQLGEYALQLKEKQKAKYTYGVLERQFRNTFEEAARIKGVTGENLIKLLEARLDNTVFRLGIAPSRPAARQLVSHKHITVNGEIVNIPSFQLQAGDIIALKDKSNGNSAITSMIRGKNPKFSWLDWNDTEKQGTFITYPERESVPENIKEQLIVELYSK; translated from the coding sequence ATGGCACGTTACAATGGTCCTAAAACCAAGATCAGCCGAAAATTTGGCGAACCTATTCTTGGAAATGGTAAATGGTTAGATAAAAACAGCAATCCTCCCGGTCAGCATGGCGCTGCAAAAAAGCGTAAACAGTTAGGAGAATATGCTTTACAGCTGAAAGAAAAACAGAAAGCTAAATATACTTACGGTGTATTGGAGCGTCAGTTCCGCAATACATTCGAAGAGGCTGCACGTATTAAAGGTGTTACCGGCGAAAACCTTATCAAACTGCTTGAAGCACGTTTGGATAATACTGTTTTCCGCCTGGGTATTGCTCCTTCACGCCCCGCTGCACGCCAGTTGGTTAGCCACAAACACATTACTGTAAATGGTGAGATCGTGAATATTCCTTCTTTCCAGTTACAGGCGGGTGACATTATTGCACTTAAAGACAAGAGCAATGGTAACAGTGCTATTACCAGCATGATCCGCGGTAAAAACCCTAAGTTTAGCTGGTTGGATTGGAATGATACTGAGAAGCAGGGTACTTTCATTACTTATCCTGAAAGAGAAAGCGTTCCTGAAAATATTAAGGAACAACTGATCGTAGAGTTGTACTCTAAGTAA
- the rpsK gene encoding 30S ribosomal protein S11 has product MAKPVKAQNSAKAAAKKRIVKVDAHGDAHINATFNNIIVSLTNKQGQVISWSSAGKMGFKGSKKNTPYAAQMAAADAAKVASEAGLKRVDVFVKGPGAGRESAIRGLATNGIEVSMIKDVTPLPHNGCRPPKKRRV; this is encoded by the coding sequence ATGGCAAAACCAGTAAAGGCACAGAACAGCGCAAAGGCTGCTGCCAAGAAAAGAATTGTAAAAGTTGATGCACACGGCGATGCGCATATCAATGCAACTTTCAACAACATCATCGTATCTCTTACCAACAAGCAAGGCCAGGTTATCAGCTGGTCATCTGCCGGTAAAATGGGTTTCAAAGGTTCTAAAAAGAACACTCCTTATGCAGCACAAATGGCTGCCGCAGATGCAGCTAAAGTTGCTTCTGAAGCAGGTTTAAAAAGAGTGGACGTTTTTGTAAAAGGTCCTGGCGCAGGTCGCGAAAGCGCCATCCGCGGACTGGCTACAAACGGCATTGAAGTATCAATGATTAAAGACGTTACCCCTTTGCCGCACAATGGTTGTCGTCCTCCAAAGAAAAGAAGAGTATAG
- the infA gene encoding translation initiation factor IF-1 encodes MSKQSLIKQDGVIIEALSNAMFKVKLQNGHEILATISGKMRMNYIRILPGDKVGVEMSPYDLTRGRIIFRYK; translated from the coding sequence ATGTCTAAACAATCATTGATCAAACAGGATGGAGTAATTATTGAAGCTTTGAGCAACGCTATGTTCAAAGTAAAACTTCAGAATGGTCACGAGATTTTGGCTACTATTTCAGGGAAAATGAGAATGAATTACATAAGAATTCTTCCCGGCGATAAGGTAGGTGTGGAAATGAGTCCTTATGATCTTACAAGAGGCAGAATTATATTCAGGTATAAATAA
- the rplQ gene encoding 50S ribosomal protein L17: protein MRHGDKINNLGRKKAHREALLANLASQLIVHKRIVTTLAKAKALRGYVEPLITKTKKTASPEQIMHQHRVVFSYLGDKIAVKELFTVVAPKVAGRPGGYSRILKLGIRPGDNAELAMIELVDFNDVYGKGADKATEPAKKTRRGRGGAGTAKKADSPKAEAAVETTEAEVVEKPKTEEKAAE, encoded by the coding sequence ATGCGTCACGGAGACAAAATCAACAATCTTGGCCGTAAAAAGGCACACAGAGAAGCGTTGCTTGCAAACCTTGCAAGCCAGTTAATCGTTCACAAACGTATTGTAACTACTCTGGCAAAAGCTAAAGCGTTACGTGGTTATGTTGAGCCATTGATTACAAAAACCAAGAAGACTGCTTCTCCAGAGCAGATTATGCACCAGCACAGGGTAGTGTTTAGCTATCTTGGTGATAAAATAGCAGTAAAAGAACTGTTTACTGTAGTTGCACCAAAGGTTGCCGGCCGCCCGGGTGGTTACTCAAGAATACTTAAATTAGGCATTCGCCCTGGTGATAATGCAGAACTTGCAATGATTGAACTGGTTGACTTCAACGATGTTTACGGTAAAGGTGCTGATAAAGCTACTGAACCAGCTAAGAAAACACGTCGTGGTCGCGGTGGAGCAGGTACTGCAAAGAAAGCAGACAGCCCTAAAGCTGAAGCTGCTGTTGAAACAACTGAAGCAGAAGTGGTTGAAAAACCAAAAACAGAAGAAAAAGCTGCTGAATAA
- the rpsM gene encoding 30S ribosomal protein S13 gives MARIAGIDLPKNKRGEIGLTYIFGIGRSTARYILDNAEISYDKKVSEWNDDELAAIRNLITNEFKVEGQLRSEVQMSIKRLLDIACYRGLRHRKGLPVRGQRTRTNSRTRKGKRKTVAGKKKAPKK, from the coding sequence ATGGCACGTATTGCCGGTATAGACTTACCAAAGAATAAAAGAGGCGAAATTGGTTTAACCTATATTTTCGGAATAGGTCGCTCTACTGCTCGTTATATACTTGATAATGCTGAAATCAGCTACGATAAGAAAGTAAGTGAGTGGAACGATGATGAGCTGGCTGCTATCCGTAACCTCATCACAAATGAGTTCAAAGTAGAAGGCCAGTTACGCAGCGAAGTTCAGATGAGCATTAAACGCTTACTGGATATTGCCTGCTACCGCGGTCTTCGTCACCGTAAAGGCTTGCCGGTTCGTGGTCAGCGTACACGTACCAACAGCCGTACAAGAAAAGGTAAACGTAAAACAGTTGCCGGTAAAAAGAAGGCACCTAAGAAATAA
- a CDS encoding tetratricopeptide repeat protein, translating to MTRVSIIIVLGISLFASCAEKEDSAGKQDDTTAAAGKPLPPYIVELESRVKANPDSAGLRLKLAAALDSIGAYKPALEHMDSLIMKDTTNYGLWYTKGRIAEDAGDTIMAMESYDKALRIYPSADAMLGLANLYAEQKNERALLICTNVKRLALGRDYDAHADFIAGIYNARTNNKEKALAFFDNCIANDYTYMPAYIEKGLVYFDNKAYQEALSVFKFASTINALDADTYYWQGRCYEMMQVKDSAALRFKQALNLEKGDAKITEALKRVE from the coding sequence ATGACCAGAGTAAGCATCATCATAGTTTTAGGTATATCCTTGTTTGCGTCCTGTGCAGAAAAAGAAGATTCAGCGGGCAAACAGGATGATACAACTGCTGCCGCAGGTAAACCACTTCCACCTTACATTGTTGAATTGGAGTCCCGCGTAAAAGCCAACCCCGACAGTGCGGGACTTCGCCTGAAACTGGCTGCAGCGCTGGACAGTATTGGGGCGTATAAACCGGCGCTTGAACATATGGACAGTCTTATTATGAAAGATACCACCAATTATGGGTTGTGGTACACCAAAGGACGCATAGCTGAAGATGCAGGCGACACCATAATGGCTATGGAGAGTTATGACAAAGCGTTACGTATATATCCTTCGGCTGATGCAATGCTCGGTCTTGCCAACTTATACGCAGAGCAGAAGAATGAAAGAGCATTGCTGATTTGTACCAATGTAAAACGGCTGGCTCTTGGCCGCGATTACGATGCGCATGCAGATTTTATTGCAGGCATTTACAATGCACGCACAAACAATAAAGAGAAAGCATTGGCTTTCTTCGACAATTGCATAGCCAATGACTACACTTACATGCCCGCATACATTGAAAAAGGCCTGGTGTATTTTGATAACAAAGCATACCAGGAAGCCTTGAGCGTTTTTAAATTTGCCTCCACCATTAATGCCCTCGATGCAGATACTTACTATTGGCAGGGCCGGTGTTACGAGATGATGCAGGTAAAAGACAGCGCAGCATTGCGATTTAAACAGGCATTGAACCTGGAAAAAGGTGATGCCAAGATTACTGAGGCGCTAAAAAGGGTGGAATAA
- the ykgO gene encoding type B 50S ribosomal protein L36 codes for MKVRASVKKRSADCKIVRRKGKLYVINKKNPRYKQRQG; via the coding sequence ATGAAAGTCAGAGCATCAGTAAAAAAGCGCAGCGCAGATTGCAAGATCGTTCGTCGTAAAGGCAAGCTGTATGTTATCAACAAAAAGAATCCCCGTTACAAACAAAGACAGGGATAA